In the Ricinus communis isolate WT05 ecotype wild-type chromosome 3, ASM1957865v1, whole genome shotgun sequence genome, CTATCGTTTTTGGAGACAGCCTAGAGCTCCAAATTTATTACCTGTTTTACTTTCTCAACTAAGAAACTTGAATTAGTGAAATACTACAATATGATGCACGCATAAACTGTGAAACGTTAAAAATCGAAAATAACAGGCGTAATACCTGAGGAAGAGGCAAAGTCGCAATAAGATCAATGCAGAAATCAGATTTCATATATCTCCGTGCAATCTTCTTTGGATCCATAACGAGTTCACCCCTTCCAAAGACACGAGTATTTGGAGCAACATAAGcagttctaaattttataaccaTGTGCAACAAATAGAAAAGATCTGCAATTGTCCGAAAAAATGTTGCAACTATCCGCAATTTAAAGTCAGTATTCACACATGAAGATGCTGCATTCCCTCCAACAGTTGGCAAGTAAAAGTAAAGTGGATCAACAAAAAGTGCCAGCAAGCATGAGACAAGGAAAATCCTGTTCCATCGCAGCACAATATCGCTTCCTGGATCAAGGATCTTATGATGCCATGGCGGATTGTCTGTTGGAATAACCTTAGACCTCCCAACTTTACAAGCTTCTACTTTTCTACTACCCATCATCCCATTGTCAGCTTTGAGCAAAGCAGATGAAAACTTGTCCATAGAAGAAGACTTCTCTGGGTGAACTGCATCATTTTTGCGCCATGATGTCTCTCTAAGTTTTTTCCCAGCAGAGTAAAATctacaaatattaatattccAGCCAGCTAGTTAGTAACTGGATACACTACCCTGTTTCACTAAAAACAAACATAAACTTCGTACAAGGGcataaattgtttaatttgcATGATTAATCTAGCATTTAACATACAAAATAAACCTCATCTTTCTGcataaaatccaaaaaattCCTCAAATTTTTCAGCATATTAAGGATTGAACAGAGCATCAAAAGTACCCAATAGACATGTGCTTCAAAGAAACATCTAATTTACATTGTTTCTCTCTCCAAATAACAAACTAAATTCGTACTGACATAATCTCAgcagaaaattattaatttcaccAAATTGAAACTGACATTCACATATGAAACACAAACAAAGACCTAGTAACCCAGTAATCAAAAAGATAATCAAAAGCTAAAACAAGATTAGGGAAATAGAAATAGCGATAAGTAATAAGAAAACaagacaagaaaaaagaaacttaccTGACAAGCTTCTCCTTCTTCACCTCCATCTACCTATAACAAGAACGACAACAACaataacaagaagaagaagaagaagaagaaagttcAAAGCTATAAATCTGATATTTCTAGAACCATAATATTAAGCTAATTAGCTTTTTcactttttcaatttttctccTGAAATCTGAGGTGAGTAAGTAGTCGATTTGGAATTGTGAGTTTGGGagtgataaagaaagaaagaaagcaagcAGCTTCTTTCCTGCAAGGAACAATGTGTGTTCAAATGGAACCAGACAAGCCATCATTAGTCAAACATTTCTTTGACTATTTGACCTCTATTATCACTGTTACTAATCTTGTTTCTTTCCTGGAGAAATCGAACTGTGAGAgaaatcaatttgctaaaaaacagaaagaaaagaaaaaaaaaaaaaaaaaaaagggaattCAAACATTTGGTAGTGGGTGTGTCAGTATAAAttaaggaagaagaaaaagggaatATGAAGAGGGAAATTACtttcccttttattttattttatattattttaataagaaagttgGATTCAGGAAGATGTGTTTGTTCACATTCCACAGTTGGAGCTTGggaataaacaaacaaatataccataaggATACAAACCCTACTCACCAGTCACCAATGGCATTTTTCATTGGTGTATTGattagtattaattaatatttttttcaactGTTAAGCTGTTTccgaaaaaaaataaaattgtccCGCCATTTACTCCtagaatttataatatacttcTGTTTTTCaggacaagaaaaaaaaaaagttaaaagtacTACCGGAAcaaatatacttatttttttcttaaaaataaacaaatatactttttttgacccaataaaaacaaaaatagtgGAGCATTAGGTCAAGTTCCTTTTCAACTCTATCGATCATTATTTTTGCTCCATTGAGttgttttataaaagaaatgaaatagtaaataataagGATCTAAATTcagttaaatattaatttttaaaagtacaAAGTGTAGTTTTatccttaattttatatctaaaaatcaaatactttaaatttattttttttttttaaatagtcTCTTGAATTTATgttcaaaaattaaatccatcaattttaatctttttcagCTAATATCTAAAAACACGCTATACATGAATgtatttagtaaaatttaaaatttaaatttaattgatctaaaaatgacaaattataaaattgtttgttaaaaaagttaaaatttaatttatttaatacttattatttttggtcAATTAAATCCAAGTTTTATATTctatctatttattaatatatattttctttcttcaatcACTGGTGGCAAGGAAAGGGAAAGAACTTGATTCAATTCACACCTTCCTCTATCTTAGCCTTTGCAGCCAGAATGGAAGAACCAGGAGTTGAAGCTGaatctttaactttttttGCCTTTGCTTTAactgaattattaaaaattttaaattgaataaatttgattcataaataaaaactcaaataGTAAATCCACCTTtcgtttatttttaaattcaaatttaattcgTTAAGCATCAATATCCAGTATGATACCTCTTTTAATCTCActaattcaatatttttgtCTGAATTGTTTTTGTATTCACTTTAATACTACatgcattttaatttttttttctttttcttttttgaactTAAGTGTATAGTATTAGTGAGTCATTCTAATATACCATAGATATACGATACcatataaatctataaatattaatattattttaattttaataatttattaacataattaagtactagattaattaattatatatagtatttaattattatcaattaaataaattatttttatttattaaatttttttatttattcttagaatttaattagtggTACTTgataactataaaattttaatttataaataattaaaaattatagatgAATTTATTGACGATCTATATTAgtattaaaacatataaaataaataaattatttaaaataatattaattaataatctataattaaaaaatagtgcCACATTAGTAATCTAGCAAAACACATGTTAGCACCATATGATAATGTTTAGTACATTTAGTTGGCTTCTGCTGTCGAACAAATTTGCAACATTGAGTGGCACACAGTTAAAAGAATCAAAAAACCATGAAGATGACCTCTTACTTCTGGATGCTAAACAATATGGCCATTTGGTTAGGTAAAAACAGTTAAAAATGTTCCTGGTGAGTAAAATCAGTTACAGTTAAATGACAGAAAATGCAGGTAAACTATATAATCTTTGTTACAGTTTTACAAGCATCAGATTCATCTTCAACCCTGTTGACAATTCTCTGCTTCAGTACAAACAAATTTATCATGTTTTCTTTGCCAGTAAAGATATTTTTACCAACAAATGGTAAATAGTATTTCTCATCATCCTGAGTAGTAACAActcaaaaaaagaatatgttaCTGTTTCACCTCTAAGGAAATTAAATGTTGTAATCATACTTTTGAATGCAgagttaagaatcaagaataTAAACAGAAAAACCGTATTGACAGTGTGAGATATTTGCCCCAATTTCTGGGAAGAAAGGACATCAATCTGTTAGAATTTTAGTATTGGGTTTTCCTCAAATGGACCTGTTGACtgtaaaaagaagagaatgaactatttttatctttctgtACAAGTCTAATCTGTACCACTAAATTCTAAAACCAAAAAACTATCTCTGAAGCTGAATCTACCTTCTGCAATCTCAATTCTGATTATCTTTCCATGGAAATGAGTTTTAGACATCATCTGGTGCATACTTTGGTCCTGCTACTGATGAAGTAGCAATGCCTAGAAGCAGGCTGATCACTTCAGAGGTATCGTCAAGATAGTATTTTGCCATGCTTGGCTTCTGACCAACTGTGCATGCAAACACTTCTGCTATAGGAGGCGCTGATGGATCATCAACATGGCTTTCTATGCTCTCAAACATATCTTCATCAGACCGATCATCCCCAATACAAAGTAAAAAATCTGGCAGCTTCCCTTCACTTCTCATTGTTGATATCAGCTTTTCCACAACCATGCCTTTACTAACTCcctgaaaatataattaccaGAAGCACTATAAAAACAGCTGCTATAAAGAAAATCATGTTTTGGcacaaaattttcaagaaactCCATGTACCTGTGGTTTCACTTCAACAATGTACTGGCCCCTTTTAACAACAACAGGTTCATTAGCAAGAACATTCTCAAGATGATCAAGGAGCTCTTTGGCCTGGCTTATGCCAAAATGAGAATCAGTTTCTGTATAGTGCCATACAAGTGCACTTTCTTTGTGCTCTATAAAAGAGCCATCAGTAGCCTCAGTATACAGCTTCAATACAGGTTCAGCAATCCGTTTCCAACCATAATCCATAACGATTGGGCAGGACTCCCATGGAGTATCCCTTGTCCACCTACAGGAAAAACACAGAAATTAGAGAGAAGATACACACCAGTGAAATCAAGTCAGCAAAGGCATATTATTTGTTTACCTAGTAAAGAAGCCATGTTCAGCTGCAATACCCAATCTTTCACATGGAGAGAACCAGTTGCTAAGAGAGTCTTTCCCTCTACCACTCACTATGAAAAGGACGTTCTTAGGATCACTACACAAGCAGTTCAGGACTGAAATAACATCGCTTCTGGGTGCTTTATCTATAGAACACTGGCTCTTCATAGTACCATCATAGTCAAGAAGGATCAACCTGCTACTTGTTTTGTTATAAGCTTTGACAATTGGTTCCATTGCAAGCTTCCTGAAGTTTGGTCCCAAAGCCACAATCCTGAAGTTTAAACCTAACCCAACACCCCAATATCTTTTCGAATAATGATCTCTGCAAGCTCTCTCAAGGTCTTGATCGAAACTTCTCGCCCAATAAGCAACATCATGAGAGCTAATATACTTATAATGCTTCTTATGCCTTAAATGCTTCTCTTCCTCGCTCATTTTGATAGCCTTGAACATGGCATCAGCCACATCATCCACATTCCAAGGATTAACACGAATAGCCCCGCTAAGAGAAGGCGAGCAGCCGATGAATTCGGAGACAATTAGAACACTCTTCTTTGGATTAGATTTCTTATCAATCTCCAACACCCTGTCTAAAAAAGGGCTCCCCTGTCTGCAAACAGTATACTTGTAAGAAACCAAGTTCATTCCATCTCTTATAGCATTAACAACACAACATTCTGATATAGCATAGTATGCTGCTTTCTCCTGAGTACTAACTGGACGATTAATGTAAACAATAGGCACATATTCTGCTGTACCATACAATTGATTTATCTGTCGAAGAATAAGTTTGGTCTCACTTTCAACTTCTTGCACGTCTTTGCCTTGACTTCTTGCAGGATTAGTAATCTGGACTAATACCAATTTCCCTCTCAAGGACTCATGTTGTTCCAAAAGCCTCCATATTGCTAAAAACTTCAGACTAATACCCTTAAACATATCTAAATCATCGACACCAACCATAACAATTTTTCCTTCATATTTCTGCTTCAATTGTTTAGCCATTTTAGCTGTTTTCTCCATATTCAGAAGATATTCAAGTTGCCCCATATGAATCCCAACAGGcagtattttaatattaacgATCCTACCAAAGTAATCTAACCCAAGATGGCCCCGTTTAGACTCGTAATTAAGACCCAGCATCCTACTACAACATGACAAGAAATGCCTTGCATAATCAAAAGTCTGAAACCCAACAAGATCACAATTCAAGAAACCTCTTAAAATCTCTTCACGCACAGGTATTGTTCTATAAATTTCAGATGATGGAAAAAGATTATGCAAAAAGAACCCAACTTTAATTCTATGGTACTTTTTCCTCAACAGAGTAGGCAACACCATAAGATGATAATCATGAATCCAGACAAAATCCTCATCTGGGTTTAACACTTCCATAACCTTACCAGCAAAAGCTATATTTGCTGATACGTAAGCCTTCCACTGTGATCTATCAAAACGTGCATTATGACTTGGTGATATAGGTAACATATAATGAAGCAAAGGCCATAGATAATGCTTACAGAAACCATGATAAAAGCTGTTATGCATGTCAAGATCCAAGAAAACAGGAACGCATTTAAACTTATCAAACAGCAACTGCGAAACCTCTTGTTGATCTTTCACTTCAATATCAGCCTTCAAAGTACCAACATAACAAACTTCCGTGTTAACAGGAAAACCATCTTTAAGCTGCAACACAAGACTATCTTTATCAAGATTAAAACACCATTTATTAGTCTCTTTGTTCAGGTTTGATATTATTGGCAGTTGGTTTGACACAACAACACGACGTCCATCGGAAAGAGACGACATCGTATCACTATCACCACCGTCTTCTTCGAAGTCTGAGATAACTCCAGGAACGTTCATAAGACGAGGTACATGCACACGGAAATCATCAACAGAAATCAAGTTTAAGCTCTCCATTCGAGACTTTGGTAACATATTGATCAagaacaagaattcaagaatcaagaaagcATATACGAATGATCAAGAAACAGTAGAAGAAGGGTATGTTTTCTGTAGGACGAGCaataatggggttgttttaagAGCGgtagaaggaaagaaaagaatgattaATGAGAATGAAAGCTTCCATAATAAGGAGAAACGGTTCTTGGTTTTTATGTCTAAGGAAAGAAGAAGCAGAGAAACAGAGGATAAGAACGAACAAGAAAACTCGAAGAGAAAGACCGACTCAGCATTTTATATGTTAGATTTATTGGACGGATCAGATCTTAATTATCCGCGTCATCACTGGTGGCCTTCAACTTTAACTTCAACTTcaaccttttccttttctttcttctttcactAGCTTTCCTACTTACCTGTAATTGCCGGTTACTGGTTTTGACCATAAATGGGCCTATTACTATTGTCCCAAAGAATTAGCAAAAAATATTGTTTGGCTCTTGTtatcttgaaagaaaaaaaa is a window encoding:
- the LOC8270664 gene encoding probable alpha,alpha-trehalose-phosphate synthase [UDP-forming] 11, whose protein sequence is MLPKSRMESLNLISVDDFRVHVPRLMNVPGVISDFEEDGGDSDTMSSLSDGRRVVVSNQLPIISNLNKETNKWCFNLDKDSLVLQLKDGFPVNTEVCYVGTLKADIEVKDQQEVSQLLFDKFKCVPVFLDLDMHNSFYHGFCKHYLWPLLHYMLPISPSHNARFDRSQWKAYVSANIAFAGKVMEVLNPDEDFVWIHDYHLMVLPTLLRKKYHRIKVGFFLHNLFPSSEIYRTIPVREEILRGFLNCDLVGFQTFDYARHFLSCCSRMLGLNYESKRGHLGLDYFGRIVNIKILPVGIHMGQLEYLLNMEKTAKMAKQLKQKYEGKIVMVGVDDLDMFKGISLKFLAIWRLLEQHESLRGKLVLVQITNPARSQGKDVQEVESETKLILRQINQLYGTAEYVPIVYINRPVSTQEKAAYYAISECCVVNAIRDGMNLVSYKYTVCRQGSPFLDRVLEIDKKSNPKKSVLIVSEFIGCSPSLSGAIRVNPWNVDDVADAMFKAIKMSEEEKHLRHKKHYKYISSHDVAYWARSFDQDLERACRDHYSKRYWGVGLGLNFRIVALGPNFRKLAMEPIVKAYNKTSSRLILLDYDGTMKSQCSIDKAPRSDVISVLNCLCSDPKNVLFIVSGRGKDSLSNWFSPCERLGIAAEHGFFTRWTRDTPWESCPIVMDYGWKRIAEPVLKLYTEATDGSFIEHKESALVWHYTETDSHFGISQAKELLDHLENVLANEPVVVKRGQYIVEVKPQGVSKGMVVEKLISTMRSEGKLPDFLLCIGDDRSDEDMFESIESHVDDPSAPPIAEVFACTVGQKPSMAKYYLDDTSEVISLLLGIATSSVAGPKYAPDDV